In Coffea eugenioides isolate CCC68of unplaced genomic scaffold, Ceug_1.0 ScVebR1_42;HRSCAF=223, whole genome shotgun sequence, a single genomic region encodes these proteins:
- the LOC113758241 gene encoding putative disease resistance protein RGA3, producing MEATLVSFIKVLGEKAISIASEEFCHLVGLKKGMQLLKESLSMIQAVLHDAERRQVGEEAVKLWLEKLENVAFDADDVLDEFNYDVLRQKVQIQNQMKHKVCFFSILSPVPCKHVKLAKKIHEMNVKLKSINEDAKNFGFLSQIGANASASLPFPSRFIMLNRETDSTNGCSTFIGRDNDIANILEKLTAKSDEIVSVIPIVGMGGIGKTALAKRIFNHHKTQNQFDEKIWVCVSENFNVNRLFGLVLESLGQKTEKESREARTRKLQEKLEGKTYLMVLDDVWNENFGMWDDFMGSLKGINTTKGNFILVTTRKHQVASIMATSSSHCSLGELSDDECWLIFKEKAIGRHEVLEEFRAIGLEIAQICQGLPLVACTVGGMLRNKRREEWISALKRGLQGLTENENNVMHILKLSFDNLPCPDLKRCFAYSSIFSKDSVMERDQLIQLWMAEGFLQTHSRSMDMEEIGNMFFNILLQNSLFQDVEWDEYDRILSCKMHDLVHDLAQSMQNSQRDEDDIHPIRHLALENCGEETPSILNKRFRYIRSLFSVYDISEDVSYFISLRVLNLSSTDLTLLPKSISKLFRLRYLDLSDTPIEGLPNSICKLYNLQTLRARDCYGLREFPMKFKNLISLRHFDYFTDDSCSSRMPFELGKLACLRKLPFFNVGEIKGWKIEELRNLKNLTGRLEIRNLELVNCKKEAECANLLEKSNIHELTFAWCEDQIDTNRAIGVLEGLKPHPNLKGLILKNFMGNQLASWISDLRNLVKLEVRNCRRCKEIPALGHLPFLQYLELVGLDNITCIGPSFYGFDNSDASSSNHSSGQAVTRLFPALKYLILNDIENLKHWMELSVEIIPTDRVVVFPILEVLNIHRCPQLTTVPTQFPSLKDLAISYINHGLPVVTKICSKVITLTHLLLHGVQGLTCLPDWLLLNNANLTKLSLFDCLDLKHLVSDSQDCSIDHQTHNLNGIGSLETLYILRCSQLKSVQIPSRLLGSLQKIVISECHGLINLSSEIMKSSASLDHFEVSNCSNLNSFLEDLELTPSLSYLWLSHCVQLTNMPNGICCLTSLRHLTIGAFSDTMEFSSFRDAFSGFKHLSSSLLRLHLYGQPHWESLPDQLQHLSALEELKLYDFGVKFLPDWFGKLLSLEKLHLRACSILQHFPPQIEMRRLTKLSELYIIDCPLLTQRCYPRSDSNPEWCKISHISGILIPGFQTDGKYS from the coding sequence ATGGAGGCAACGCTTGTTTCCTTTATTAAAGTTCTAGGAGAGAAGGCTATTTCAATAGCCAGTGAAGAGTTCTGTCATTTGGTCGGTTTGAAAAAGGGGATGCAGCTGTTGAAGGAATCATTGTCCATGATCCAGGCTGTCCTTCATGATGCAGAGAGGCGACAAGTTGGAGAAGAAGCTGTGAAGCTTTGGTTAGAGAAGCTTGAAAATGTGGCTTTTGATGCTGATGATGTGTTGGATGAGTTCAATTATGATGTTCTTCGACAAAAGGTTCAGATTCAAAACCAAATGAAGCACAAGGTATGCTTCTTCTCAATTTTAAGCCCAGTTCCATGCAAACATGTCAAACTGGCAAAGAAAATTCATGAAATGAATGTGAAGTTGAAAAGCATAAATGAAGATGCAAAGAACTTTGGCTTTCTTTCACAAATAGGTGCAAATGCAAGTGCATCACTTCCTTTTCCTAGTAGATTCATCATGTTAAATCGAGAGACTGACTCTACTAATGGTTGTTCTACTTTTATTGGAAGAGATAATGATATAGCAAACATACTAGAAAAGTTGACTGCAAAGAGTGATGAAATTGTCTCAGTTATTCCCATAGTTGGAATGGGTGGGATTGGGAAGACAGCGTTGGCTAAAAGAATTTTCAATCATCATAAAACTCAAAATCAGTTTGATGAAAAGATCTGGGTATGCGTGTCTGAAAATTTTAATGTGAATAGGCTTTTCGGATTGGTTCTAGAATCATTGGGGCAGAAGACTGAAAAAGAGAGTCGAGAAGCAAGAACTAGAAAACTTCAAGAGAAATTGGAAGGCAAGACATACCTCATGGTCTTGGATGATGTTTGGAATGAAAACTTTGGTATGTGGGATGATTTTATGGGATCACTAAAAGGTATCAACACAACCAAGGGAAATTTCATACTTGTGACCACCCGCAAGCACCAGGTGGCCTCCATTATGGCGACATCATCTTCTCATTGTTCTTTAGGAGAACTATCAGATGATGAATGTTGGCTCATATTCAAAGAGAAAGCAATTGGCCGACACGAAGTGTTGGAAGAGTTCCGAGCCATAGGATTGGAGATTGCACAAATATGTCAAGGTTTACCATTAGTTGCATGTACAGTAGGTGGCATGTTGCGTAACAAGAGAAGAGAAGAATGGATTTCAGCTTTAAAGAGGGGGCTCCAAGGTTTAACTGAAAATGAAAACAACGTGATGCACATATTGAAGTTAAGCTTTGATAATCTTCCATGCCCAGATCTTAAAAGATGTTTTGCATATAGTTCAATTTTCTCTAAGGATTCTGTTATGGAAAGGGACCAACTAATCCAACTTTGGATGGCCGAAGGATTTCTACAAACACATTCGAGAAGCATGGATATGGAGGAAATTGGCAACATGTTTTTCAACATTTTACTGCAGAATAGCTTGTTCCAAGATGTAGAATGGGATGAGTATGATCGCATTCTCTCTTGTAAAATGCATGATCTTGTGCATGATCTAGCGCAATCCATGCAAAACTCTCAACGCGATGAAGATGACATTCATCCTATTCGGCATCTTGCATTGGAGAACTGTGGAGAAGAAACACCATCCATCCTAAACAAGAGGTTCAGATACATAAGATCGTTATTTTCAGTATACGATATTTCTGAAGATGTGTCATATTTTATCTCTTTGCGAGTTCTTAACTTATCTTCAACAGATCTGACTTTGCTTCCTAAGTCCATTAGCAAGTTATTTCGTTTAAGATACCTTGATCTGTCTGATACACCAATTGAAGGCTTGCCAAACTCTATTTGCAAGCTTTACAACTTGCAGACATTGAGAGCCAGAGATTGCTATGGCCTGAGAGAGTTTCCTATGAAGTTCAAGAATTTGATAAGCTTAAggcattttgattattttaccGATGACAGTTGCAGTAGTCGGATGCCGTTTGAGTTGGGGAAGTTGGCTTGTCTTCGAAAACTACCCTTCTTCAATGTAGGTGAAATAAAGGGTTGGAAAATTGAAGAGTTGAGAAACTTAAAGAACCTAACTGGCAGACTAGAGATACGGAATCTTGAGCTGGTCAATTGCAAAAAAGAAGCCGAGTGTGCAAATTTATTGGAGAAGTCAAACATCCATGAGTTGACATTTGCATGGTGCGAGGACCAAATAGATACAAACCGAGCGATTGGTGTATTGGAAGGCCTAAAACCTCACCCAAATCTGAAAGGCTTGATTCTGAAAAATTTCATGGGAAACCAACTAGCATCTTGGATTTCAGATCTTCGTAACTTAGTGAAATTGGAAGTAAGAAATTGCCGAAGATGCAAAGAGATACCTGCTCTTGGACATTTGCCCTTTCTGCAATATCTTGAGTTGGTAGGACTGGACAACATAACATGCATAGGGCCTTCCTTTTATGGTTTTGATAATTCTGATGCATCCAGCAGCAACCATAGCAGTGGTCAAGCAGTAACAAGGTTGTTTCCGGCACTTAAATATCTTATCCTCAATGACATTGAAAATCTTAAACACTGGATGGAATTGTCAGTGGAGATAATTCCAACAGATCGTGTGGTAGTGTTTCCTATCCTTGAGGTGTTAAATATTCATCGGTGTCCCCAATTAACCACTGTTCCAACTCAATTCCCAAGTCTTAAGGACTTGGCCATCAGTTACATCAACCACGGTTTGCCAGTAGTAACAAAGATTTGCAGCAAAGTGATCACTCTGACACATCTCCTGCTTCATGGAGTGCAAGGGCTTACTTGTCTTCCTGATTGGTTGTTACTCAACAACGCCAATCTTACAAAGCTATCATTATTTGATTGTCTTGATTTAAAACACCTTGTTTCTGACAGCCAAGATTGCAGCATTGATCATCAAACACATAATCTCAACGGCATTGGGTCACTTGAGACACTGTATATACTTAGATGTAGTCAGCTGAAGTCAGTTCAAATTCCTAGCAGATTACTCGGCTCCCTACAAAAGATTGTTATTTCGGAATGTCATGGCTTGATCAATTTGTCAAGTGAGATAATGAAGTCCTCCGCTTCTCTTGATCACTTTGAGGTGTCCAACTGCTCCAATCTCAACTCATTTCTAGAAGATTTAGAGCTAACACCTTCTCTCTCGTATTTGTGGCTGTCCCACTGTGTGCAACTCACCAATATGCCAAACGGGATTTGCTGTCTTACAAGCTTGAGGCATTTGACAATAGGTGCTTTCTCGGATACCATGGAGTTTAGTTCATTCAGAGACGCCTTCAGTGGTTTCAAACATCTATCCTCTTCCCTTCTTAGATTACATTTGTATGGGCAGCCTCACTGGGAATCTCTGCCTGACCAACTTCAGCACCTCTCTGCACTAGAAGAACTCAAGTTGTATGATTTTGGAGTAAAATTTTTGCCTGATTGGTTTGGGAAGCTCTTGTCTCTTGAAAAACTACATCTGCGTGCATGCTCAATCCTACAGCATTTTCCTCCTCAGATAGAGATGAGAAGACTCACCAAACTAAGCGAATTGTATATTATAGACTGCCCCTTGTTAACGCAGAGATGCTATCCACGGAGTGACTCCAACCCAGAGTGGTGCAAGATTTCTCACATTTCAGGAATATTGATTCCAGGATTCCAAACTGATGGCAAATATTCTTGA